A region of Faecalibacterium taiwanense DNA encodes the following proteins:
- a CDS encoding competence/damage-inducible protein A, with protein sequence MTAEIISVGTELLLGNILNTNAQYLSRELAALGITVQRESTIGDNHGRLADFVNEAKQRCDLLVFTGGLGPTADDLTKETVAGCYGDTLAFDPEEWQKIVDFFTRTGRKTAPNNRKQAMVPVNGHKIINNHGTAPGAWFEQDGHCAVLMPGVPHEMKAMWEESVRPLLLARQNCTLHSITLRVLGGESDIEYRVRHLLENANPTAAIYCKTGECEIRITARAETDSSAEKMCRAYATKFYDLLGDAVYDEDVTGLEETLVHTLKEKGLTIATAESCTGGMIAQRLTNVSGASEVFGFGFVTYWEQAKAKMIGVDPAAIAKYNVVSAPVAAQMALGAAEAAGADIAVSVTGLAGPNGGDAVRPVGTVYLGAACGETVYVKKLFVSRPDRALVRARAAQAALELALRLAQGKVPADTQALAKSARHDAAALTALDSTFLKG encoded by the coding sequence ATGACAGCAGAGATCATCAGTGTGGGCACCGAGCTGCTGCTCGGCAACATTCTCAACACCAACGCCCAGTACCTCAGCCGGGAACTGGCGGCTCTGGGCATCACCGTCCAGCGCGAGAGCACCATTGGCGACAACCACGGCCGTTTGGCGGATTTCGTCAACGAGGCAAAGCAGCGGTGCGACCTGCTGGTGTTCACCGGCGGCCTTGGCCCCACGGCGGACGACCTAACCAAGGAGACGGTTGCTGGATGCTACGGTGATACGCTGGCTTTTGACCCGGAAGAATGGCAGAAGATCGTGGATTTCTTCACGCGCACCGGGCGCAAGACTGCCCCCAATAACCGCAAGCAGGCCATGGTGCCGGTGAACGGCCACAAGATCATCAATAACCACGGCACTGCCCCTGGGGCATGGTTTGAACAGGATGGTCACTGTGCTGTGCTGATGCCCGGCGTGCCTCACGAAATGAAAGCCATGTGGGAGGAGAGCGTGCGCCCGCTGCTGCTGGCCCGCCAGAACTGCACCCTGCATTCCATCACGCTGCGGGTGCTGGGCGGCGAAAGCGATATCGAATACCGTGTGCGGCATCTGCTGGAAAACGCAAATCCCACCGCCGCAATCTACTGCAAGACCGGCGAGTGCGAGATCCGCATTACTGCCCGGGCAGAAACCGACAGTTCAGCCGAAAAAATGTGCCGCGCATACGCCACAAAGTTCTATGATCTGCTGGGTGATGCGGTGTATGATGAGGATGTGACCGGTCTGGAAGAGACTCTGGTGCACACCCTGAAGGAAAAGGGACTCACCATTGCCACGGCAGAAAGCTGCACAGGCGGCATGATCGCCCAGCGGCTGACCAATGTATCCGGTGCAAGCGAGGTGTTCGGCTTCGGCTTTGTTACCTACTGGGAGCAGGCCAAGGCAAAGATGATCGGCGTAGACCCGGCAGCGATCGCAAAGTACAATGTGGTGTCCGCACCGGTGGCAGCACAGATGGCACTGGGCGCAGCCGAAGCTGCCGGGGCCGATATCGCTGTCAGCGTCACCGGTCTGGCAGGCCCCAACGGCGGCGATGCCGTCCGCCCGGTGGGCACGGTGTATCTGGGTGCGGCCTGCGGTGAGACCGTCTATGTAAAAAAGCTCTTCGTCTCCCGCCCCGACCGTGCGCTGGTGCGTGCCCGCGCGGCACAGGCGGCACTGGAACTGGCGCTGCGTCTGGCTCAGGGCAAAGTTCCTGCAGATACACAGGCACTGGCAAAAAGCGCCCGGCACGATGCGGCGGCTCTGACGGCACTGGACAGCACCTTCCTCAAGGGTTAA
- the thiI gene encoding tRNA uracil 4-sulfurtransferase ThiI, protein MHEIIMGYQGEMSLKGLNRNQFESAMMKILRYRLKTVGKFKVYCTQSTFYMEPEEEDVDMDLAFDRVSKVFGLAALSRAVVCDKDFDTICQTAEDYLGASLHGIRTFKVEARRSDKTYPMTSPELMRELGAYLLGKHNYLKVDVHNPDFKVIVEIRDYGAYIHGPKVPGEGGLPVGTSGRALNMLSGGIDSPVAAYRMAKRGLALDHIHFASPPYTSERAKLKVKALAQLTSIYTGSSNLFVVPYTKPQEYIRDNAPDVLFTVLMRRSMMRIANVIAKKQGCEALVTGESLAQVASQTVKALQCTDAAQDLPILRPLIGMDKTEIVETARHINTFETSILPYEDCCTIFTPPHPKIRPELAEILEAEAAMPGLAALEAEAAESAERIRIRITDQVEFEG, encoded by the coding sequence ATGCATGAAATCATTATGGGCTATCAGGGTGAAATGTCCCTGAAAGGCCTCAACCGCAACCAATTCGAGTCGGCGATGATGAAAATTCTGCGCTACCGGCTCAAGACCGTGGGCAAGTTCAAGGTCTACTGCACCCAGTCCACCTTTTACATGGAGCCTGAGGAAGAGGACGTGGATATGGACCTCGCCTTTGACCGGGTGAGCAAGGTGTTCGGCCTTGCGGCGCTCAGCCGCGCCGTGGTCTGCGACAAGGACTTTGACACCATCTGCCAGACCGCTGAGGATTACCTCGGCGCCAGCCTGCACGGCATCCGCACCTTCAAGGTGGAGGCGCGCCGCTCCGACAAGACCTACCCCATGACCAGCCCTGAACTGATGCGGGAGCTGGGTGCCTATCTGCTGGGCAAACACAACTACCTCAAGGTGGATGTGCATAACCCGGATTTCAAGGTGATCGTAGAAATTCGTGATTACGGCGCCTACATCCACGGCCCCAAAGTGCCCGGCGAGGGCGGTCTGCCCGTGGGCACCAGCGGCCGTGCATTGAACATGCTGTCTGGCGGCATCGACAGTCCCGTGGCGGCTTACCGCATGGCAAAGCGCGGTCTGGCACTGGACCACATCCACTTTGCGTCTCCGCCGTACACTTCGGAGCGCGCAAAGCTCAAGGTAAAAGCTCTGGCGCAGCTCACCAGCATCTATACGGGCAGCTCCAATCTGTTCGTCGTGCCCTACACCAAGCCGCAGGAGTACATCCGGGATAATGCTCCGGATGTGCTGTTCACGGTGCTGATGCGCCGCAGCATGATGCGCATTGCCAACGTTATTGCCAAGAAGCAGGGCTGCGAAGCCCTTGTTACCGGCGAGAGTCTGGCTCAGGTAGCCAGCCAGACCGTCAAGGCCCTGCAGTGCACCGATGCTGCGCAGGATCTGCCCATCCTGCGCCCGCTCATCGGCATGGACAAGACCGAGATCGTGGAGACGGCACGCCACATCAACACCTTTGAGACCAGCATCCTGCCCTACGAGGACTGCTGCACCATCTTCACCCCGCCGCACCCGAAGATCCGCCCGGAACTGGCCGAAATTCTGGAGGCCGAAGCCGCCATGCCCGGCCTTGCCGCGCTGGAAGCCGAAGCAGCAGAGAGCGCCGAGCGCATCCGCATCCGTATCACCGATCAGGTCGAATTTGAGGGGTGA
- a CDS encoding cysteine desulfurase family protein produces the protein MLQNPELHYLDNAATTMVAPEVADVIDKAMREHWANPSSLYGPGARSEEALNAARAAVARTLGCKPKELYFTSCGSESNNLALLGAVRTRTFGKGIVVSGFEHPSVQRPLEELAKQGYNVTVVKPRPDGTLNINEMLEHVDKNTILVACMMVNNEVGTRNDVERLAAEVKRRNSRTIVHVDAVQAWMRVPIKLDNIDTLSVSGHKIHAPKGIGALYLSDRLVQAFRPPYLGGEQERGLRPGTENLPYAMGLAAAATRLAKTMKSRDTAMKALNQRLRDGLKAFPEVELNSPENAVPEVLNFSEMCIKSETMLAWLAEAQVYVSSASACGRGQPSHTLAAMGKDPLAIDTAIRVSFCGDNTPEDVDAFLNRFEDGMKSLQRIRK, from the coding sequence ATGCTGCAAAACCCTGAATTGCATTATCTGGATAACGCCGCTACCACCATGGTGGCTCCCGAGGTGGCGGATGTCATCGACAAGGCCATGCGGGAACACTGGGCAAACCCGTCCAGCCTGTACGGCCCCGGTGCCCGCAGCGAGGAAGCGCTCAACGCCGCCCGTGCCGCTGTGGCCCGTACACTGGGCTGCAAGCCAAAGGAGCTGTACTTTACCTCCTGCGGCAGCGAGAGCAACAATCTGGCCCTGCTGGGCGCGGTGCGCACCCGCACTTTCGGCAAGGGCATCGTGGTGTCCGGCTTTGAGCACCCCAGTGTCCAGCGCCCGCTGGAAGAGCTGGCGAAGCAGGGCTACAATGTCACGGTGGTCAAGCCCCGCCCGGACGGCACATTGAATATCAACGAAATGCTGGAGCATGTGGACAAAAACACTATCCTTGTGGCCTGCATGATGGTGAACAACGAGGTAGGCACCCGCAACGATGTGGAACGCCTTGCCGCCGAGGTCAAGCGCCGCAACAGCCGCACCATCGTCCATGTGGATGCGGTGCAGGCGTGGATGCGTGTGCCCATCAAGCTGGACAACATCGACACCCTGTCGGTGAGCGGCCACAAGATCCACGCTCCCAAGGGCATTGGCGCGCTGTATCTTTCTGACCGTCTGGTACAGGCGTTCCGGCCGCCGTACCTCGGCGGTGAGCAGGAGCGCGGCCTGCGCCCCGGCACCGAAAACCTACCCTACGCCATGGGTCTTGCCGCAGCCGCCACCCGTCTTGCCAAGACCATGAAGAGCCGTGACACCGCTATGAAGGCCCTGAACCAGCGTCTGCGGGACGGCCTGAAGGCCTTTCCGGAGGTGGAGCTCAACAGCCCGGAAAACGCGGTGCCCGAGGTGCTGAACTTCAGTGAGATGTGCATCAAGAGCGAGACCATGCTGGCATGGCTGGCCGAAGCACAGGTGTATGTTTCCTCGGCAAGTGCCTGCGGCCGCGGCCAGCCCAGCCACACGCTGGCGGCAATGGGCAAAGACCCGCTTGCCATCGACACGGCCATCCGCGTGTCCTTCTGCGGCGACAACACCCCCGAGGATGTGGATGCTTTCCTCAACCGCTTTGAGGACGGAATGAAGAGCTTGCAGAGGATCCGGAAGTGA
- a CDS encoding formate--tetrahydrofolate ligase, which yields MKTDIEIAQEAKMKPITEIAAQLGLSDEHVIPYGRYKAKIDHRLIHDAKKQGKLILVTAISPTPAGEGKTTTSVGLADAMNALGKKTMLCLREPSLGPVFGVKGGAAGGGYAQVVPMEDINLHFTGDLHAIGTANNLLAAMIDNSIQQGNPLNIDPRRITWKRCMDMNDRQLRFIVDGLGGKVNGTPREDGFDITVASEVMAIFCLATSISDLKERLSKIVCAYTYDGKPVTAGEIGAAGAMTALLKDALDPNLVQTLENNPAIIHGGPFANIAHGCNSVLATKLSLSLADYTITEAGFGADLGAEKFLDIKCRYAGIAPSACVLVATVRALKSHGGVAKADLSQPNLEAVKAGASNLIRHIDNLKNGFGLPVVVAINAFPTDTAEEQAYVEQVCAEQGVPCVLSEVFAKGGEGGKALAEKVLEVLEDRPIQYTYPLEMPLKDKINAIATKIYRADGVNYSAAASKTLAELTEMGYGNLPVCIAKTQYSFSDNAKLIGAPTGFTMEVREVRLAAGAGFVVVICGNIMTMPGLPKKPAAVSIDVDADGKITGLF from the coding sequence ATGAAAACCGATATCGAGATCGCACAGGAAGCCAAAATGAAACCCATCACCGAGATTGCCGCCCAGCTGGGCCTTTCCGATGAGCACGTGATCCCCTATGGCCGCTACAAGGCCAAGATCGATCACCGCCTGATTCACGATGCCAAAAAACAGGGCAAGCTGATCCTCGTCACCGCCATCAGCCCCACCCCGGCGGGCGAGGGCAAAACCACCACCAGCGTGGGTCTGGCCGATGCCATGAACGCTCTGGGCAAAAAGACCATGCTCTGCCTGCGTGAGCCCAGCCTTGGCCCGGTGTTCGGCGTCAAGGGCGGTGCTGCCGGCGGCGGCTACGCACAGGTGGTGCCCATGGAGGACATCAACCTGCACTTTACCGGCGATCTGCACGCCATCGGCACAGCCAACAACCTGCTGGCTGCCATGATCGACAACAGCATCCAGCAGGGCAACCCGCTGAACATCGACCCCCGCCGCATCACATGGAAGCGCTGCATGGACATGAACGACCGCCAGCTGCGGTTCATCGTGGACGGTCTGGGCGGCAAGGTGAACGGCACTCCCCGCGAGGACGGCTTTGATATCACCGTTGCCAGCGAGGTGATGGCAATTTTCTGCCTTGCCACCAGCATTTCCGATCTGAAGGAGCGTCTTTCCAAGATCGTATGCGCCTACACCTACGACGGCAAGCCCGTCACTGCCGGTGAGATCGGTGCTGCCGGTGCCATGACCGCCCTGCTGAAGGACGCGCTGGACCCGAACCTTGTACAGACGCTGGAAAACAACCCCGCCATCATCCACGGCGGTCCCTTTGCCAACATCGCCCACGGCTGCAACAGTGTGCTGGCTACCAAGCTGAGCCTTTCTCTGGCCGACTATACCATCACTGAAGCAGGCTTTGGTGCCGATCTGGGCGCAGAGAAGTTTTTGGATATCAAGTGCCGCTACGCCGGTATCGCTCCCTCTGCCTGCGTGCTGGTGGCCACCGTGCGTGCCCTCAAGAGCCACGGCGGCGTGGCAAAGGCCGACCTGAGCCAGCCCAACCTCGAAGCCGTCAAGGCCGGTGCATCCAACCTCATCCGCCACATCGACAACCTGAAAAATGGCTTCGGCCTGCCGGTGGTGGTCGCCATCAATGCCTTCCCCACCGATACCGCCGAAGAGCAGGCTTATGTGGAGCAGGTGTGCGCCGAGCAGGGTGTTCCCTGCGTGCTGAGCGAAGTATTCGCCAAGGGCGGCGAGGGCGGCAAGGCGCTGGCCGAGAAGGTGCTGGAGGTGCTGGAGGATCGTCCCATCCAGTACACCTACCCGCTGGAAATGCCCCTGAAGGACAAGATCAACGCCATCGCCACCAAAATTTACCGGGCCGACGGCGTGAACTACAGCGCCGCCGCCAGCAAGACACTGGCCGAGCTGACTGAGATGGGTTATGGGAACCTGCCCGTGTGCATCGCCAAGACCCAGTACAGCTTCAGCGACAACGCAAAGCTCATCGGTGCCCCCACCGGCTTTACCATGGAGGTGCGCGAGGTGCGCCTTGCTGCCGGTGCCGGCTTCGTGGTGGTCATCTGCGGTAATATCATGACCATGCCGGGCCTGCCCAAAAAGCCCGCCGCTGTGAGCATCGATGTGGATGCCGACGGCAAGATCACCGGCCTGTTCTAA
- a CDS encoding GDSL-type esterase/lipase family protein → MADYQEYRRRVLRKRWRRRFMAAALLLLLLLVGAIGMLWKSLHREQRPSGVGQNTILQEVTQDNTWNTASYAVARQLTVQPLADSAATALDFRMAALPKSSTAVGREWFNDVSFVGDSLTQGMQLYEEGMQNAMFCAYKGVGPNVIVNGTTCKRADGVAEVPLEALTAQQPRAIYVLLGTNVLGRDTDYSSFLTYYRLMLDMLSQTLPNAKIYVQSITPVRPEVCQKSGHEGLNRDRLCQINNELAAIALEKNCYFLNLWEVLADENGDLIESYAQPDGYHLRPAGYAVWTDYLCSHTEG, encoded by the coding sequence ATGGCAGACTATCAGGAATACCGGCGGCGCGTGTTGCGCAAACGCTGGCGCAGGCGGTTCATGGCGGCAGCTCTGCTGCTGCTGCTTTTGCTGGTGGGAGCCATCGGGATGTTGTGGAAGAGCCTGCACCGGGAACAGCGGCCCTCCGGCGTTGGGCAGAACACCATCCTGCAGGAGGTAACACAGGATAATACTTGGAACACGGCCTCCTACGCGGTGGCGCGGCAGCTCACGGTGCAGCCGCTTGCAGACAGCGCGGCCACTGCGCTGGATTTCCGTATGGCGGCGCTGCCAAAGAGCAGCACGGCTGTGGGCAGGGAATGGTTCAATGACGTGAGCTTTGTGGGCGACAGCCTGACGCAGGGCATGCAGCTGTACGAAGAAGGAATGCAGAACGCCATGTTCTGTGCGTACAAGGGTGTTGGGCCGAACGTGATCGTCAATGGCACTACCTGCAAGCGCGCCGACGGCGTGGCTGAGGTGCCGCTGGAAGCGTTGACCGCCCAGCAGCCCAGAGCTATTTATGTCCTGTTGGGCACCAACGTGCTGGGCCGCGATACCGATTATAGCAGCTTTCTGACCTATTACCGGCTGATGCTGGACATGCTGAGCCAGACACTGCCAAATGCAAAGATCTATGTGCAGTCCATCACGCCGGTGCGGCCGGAAGTATGCCAGAAGTCCGGCCATGAGGGCTTGAACCGCGACCGCCTGTGCCAGATCAACAATGAGCTGGCAGCCATTGCGCTGGAAAAGAACTGCTATTTTCTCAACCTGTGGGAAGTGCTGGCAGATGAAAACGGCGACCTGATCGAAAGCTACGCCCAGCCGGACGGCTACCATCTGAGACCCGCCGGATATGCCGTATGGACGGATTATCTGTGCAGCCACACAGAAGGATAA
- a CDS encoding CD1247 N-terminal domain-containing protein: MELNKKAAYLQGLVDGLGIDDTTKEGKIIKAMSALLGEMAEVIESVDEDLSRAYDQINDLSDELEDLEADLYEEEDEDGESEDAEDEDTDGDDDAKDDDIASEPFYEVACPNCGETVYVSEDDLDAGEANCAHCGVTFEVALEGDGEEDAEDGPVQYEVTCPDCGTTAVFEEDELLDGAPKCPNCGKPLDFEVTEE, from the coding sequence ATGGAACTGAACAAAAAGGCAGCTTATCTGCAGGGTCTGGTCGATGGTCTGGGCATTGATGATACCACCAAAGAGGGCAAGATCATCAAGGCCATGAGCGCACTGCTGGGTGAAATGGCTGAGGTCATCGAGAGCGTGGACGAAGATCTTTCCCGCGCCTACGACCAGATCAACGACCTGAGCGATGAGCTGGAAGATCTGGAAGCAGATCTGTACGAGGAGGAGGACGAAGACGGCGAAAGCGAGGACGCTGAGGATGAGGACACCGATGGCGACGACGATGCCAAGGATGATGACATCGCCAGTGAGCCGTTCTATGAAGTGGCCTGCCCCAACTGCGGCGAGACCGTTTACGTCAGCGAGGATGATCTGGATGCAGGCGAAGCCAACTGCGCGCACTGCGGCGTGACCTTTGAGGTCGCTCTGGAAGGGGACGGCGAAGAGGATGCCGAGGATGGCCCCGTGCAGTACGAAGTGACCTGCCCGGACTGCGGCACTACCGCCGTGTTTGAGGAAGACGAACTGCTGGACGGCGCACCCAAGTGCCCGAACTGCGGCAAGCCCCTCGACTTTGAAGTGACCGAAGAATAA
- the efp gene encoding elongation factor P — translation MISAGEFRNGVTFEQDGQVLQVVEFQHVKPGKGAAFVRTKTKNVITGSVVETSYNPTAKFPQAFIERKDVTYSYEDGDLYHFMDNETYDDIPVNAADVPDNFKFCKENELCKLLSYKGKVFSVEIPNFIELEVTQTEPGVKGNTATNTLKPATVETGAEIRVPLFINEGDHIRIDTRTGEYMERV, via the coding sequence ATGATTTCTGCAGGCGAGTTTCGCAATGGCGTGACCTTTGAGCAGGACGGCCAGGTTCTTCAGGTCGTTGAGTTCCAGCACGTGAAGCCCGGCAAGGGCGCTGCCTTTGTCCGTACCAAGACCAAGAACGTGATTACCGGCTCTGTGGTTGAGACCAGCTACAACCCGACCGCAAAGTTCCCGCAGGCTTTCATCGAGCGCAAGGATGTGACCTATAGCTACGAGGATGGCGATCTGTACCACTTCATGGACAACGAGACCTACGATGACATCCCCGTCAACGCAGCCGATGTGCCCGATAACTTCAAGTTCTGCAAGGAGAACGAGCTGTGCAAGCTGCTGAGCTACAAGGGCAAGGTGTTCAGCGTCGAGATCCCCAACTTCATCGAGCTGGAAGTTACCCAGACCGAGCCGGGTGTCAAGGGCAACACTGCCACCAACACCCTGAAGCCCGCTACCGTCGAGACCGGTGCTGAGATTCGTGTGCCTCTGTTCATCAACGAGGGCGACCACATCCGCATCGATACCCGCACCGGCGAGTATATGGAGCGCGTCTGA
- a CDS encoding TIM barrel protein: MSDWKIRFGTAGTSDSFAAQGYKSSLDVPEYTAKMGLNAFEYQCGRGVRLGLDKAAKMAALAAPKDILFSVHAPYYISMSSLEEEKRLNSIQYLLQSAAVCKALGGRRIIFHSGSCGKQSREAALEKALDTMRRAVEALDEAGFADMTLCPETMGKIGQLGTLDEVLALCSVDKRITPCIDFGHLNARTLGGIRSKEDYAAILDRMAEKLGDQRAERFHVHFSRIEYSAGGEKRHWTFAETQFGPEPQPLMELLAERKLQPVIICESAGTQAEDAGAMQQMYHAACKT, translated from the coding sequence GTGAGTGATTGGAAGATCCGGTTCGGCACCGCAGGCACCAGCGACAGCTTTGCCGCCCAAGGCTACAAAAGCAGCTTGGATGTGCCGGAGTACACCGCAAAGATGGGACTGAACGCCTTCGAGTACCAGTGCGGACGGGGCGTGCGTCTGGGGCTGGACAAGGCTGCAAAAATGGCCGCACTGGCCGCGCCAAAGGATATCCTGTTCAGCGTGCATGCACCGTATTATATCAGCATGTCCAGTCTGGAAGAGGAAAAGCGGCTCAACAGCATCCAGTATCTGCTGCAAAGTGCGGCGGTGTGCAAAGCGCTGGGCGGCAGACGCATCATCTTCCACTCCGGCAGCTGCGGCAAGCAGAGCCGGGAAGCGGCCCTTGAAAAAGCGCTGGATACCATGCGCCGTGCCGTGGAAGCGCTGGACGAAGCAGGCTTTGCCGATATGACTCTCTGCCCGGAGACCATGGGCAAGATCGGCCAGCTGGGCACACTGGACGAGGTGCTGGCGCTGTGCAGCGTGGATAAGCGCATTACGCCCTGCATCGACTTCGGCCACCTGAATGCCCGCACTCTGGGCGGCATCCGCTCGAAAGAGGACTACGCTGCCATCCTTGACCGCATGGCAGAAAAGCTGGGGGACCAACGGGCAGAACGGTTCCATGTGCATTTTTCCCGCATCGAGTATTCGGCGGGCGGCGAAAAGCGCCACTGGACCTTTGCCGAGACCCAGTTCGGCCCGGAGCCGCAGCCGCTGATGGAACTGCTGGCTGAGCGGAAGCTGCAGCCGGTCATCATCTGCGAGAGCGCAGGCACGCAGGCTGAGGATGCCGGGGCTATGCAGCAGATGTACCATGCAGCGTGCAAAACGTAA
- a CDS encoding YqeG family HAD IIIA-type phosphatase, with product MLITPEYVFKDVTHITPEWLAEKGITALVLDIDNTLTADRSQELPEDVAVWLDTMRRAGVRLTIVSNGAEKRVRPFAQKLGLAYLYRSAKPLPFALMAAQHRMGVKRRQMAMVGDQLYADRMAAALYGIPGLMVVPRGPDLGAQVILKRKWEKKHWQKYYDRGGKTL from the coding sequence ATGCTCATCACCCCCGAATACGTTTTCAAGGATGTCACCCACATCACGCCGGAATGGCTGGCGGAAAAAGGCATCACTGCGCTGGTGCTGGATATCGATAACACCCTCACCGCCGACCGCAGTCAGGAGCTGCCGGAAGATGTGGCCGTGTGGTTGGACACGATGCGCAGGGCGGGTGTCAGGCTCACCATCGTGTCCAACGGTGCGGAAAAGCGGGTGCGGCCCTTTGCCCAGAAGCTGGGCCTTGCGTACCTGTACCGCTCCGCAAAGCCGCTGCCCTTTGCTCTGATGGCGGCGCAGCACCGCATGGGCGTGAAGCGCCGTCAGATGGCGATGGTGGGCGACCAGCTCTATGCCGACCGCATGGCGGCAGCGCTGTACGGCATTCCGGGCCTGATGGTGGTGCCCCGCGGCCCGGACCTCGGTGCGCAGGTCATCCTCAAGCGTAAGTGGGAGAAAAAACACTGGCAGAAATACTATGACCGGGGAGGCAAGACCCTGTGA